The Ranitomeya variabilis isolate aRanVar5 chromosome 7, aRanVar5.hap1, whole genome shotgun sequence DNA window ACCTGGCATTTAAAGGGTCGCTCCGTAGAGTGAACTTGTCTGACATGACTGTTCAAGTGATCCGGACTGAAAGAGAAGAAATGAAAGATAAGATTGAAAGAGACAAAAGAGGAATCGTCATGGGCCGGGCTGGCCAGACCGGTGATGGGCCGGGGGATGGGATGGCCAGACGGGTGATGGGCTGGCTGGACGGGTGATGGGCTGGCTGGGGAACGGGCCGGACGAGTGATGGGCTGGCTGGCGGACGGGCCGGGGGATAGGCTGGCTGGACGGGTGATGGGCTGGCTGGGGGACGGGACGGACGAGTGATGGGCTGGCTGGCCGGGGAAAAAGGCCGGATGGGTGATGGGCCGGGGGATAAGCTGGCTGGACGGGTGGGCTGACTGGGGGACGGGCCGGGGGATAGGCTGGCTGGACGGGTGATGGGCTGGCTGGGGGACGGGCCGGATGAGTGATGGGCTGGCTGGCCGGGGGACAGGCCGGACGAGTGATGGGCTGGCCGGCCGGGGGACAGGCCGGACGAGTGATGGGCTGGCCGAGTGACAGGGCTGGCATCTTACCGGGAGAAGCCTTTCCCGCAGTGGCTACAGATGTATGGTTTGTGCACCGTCCCGTCGTGAGAGCGGACGTGATACGTCATGCGGTCCTTGCGCTTGAAGCGTTGCTGACACACGTGGCACGAGTACGGCTTCTCATCGGAGTGAGACAACTTGTGACGATTCAGGTGGTAAACGTCCCGGAAGGCCTTCCCGCACATCTCACAGGCGTGGTTTTTCCGAACCTTTTTCGCTGTAGGCGACGGCCCCGGTCCCGGTAAAGGCAGTGTGGAAGCAGATGTAGGAACCTCCAGGGGTTCAGTACTGGTCCCGAGGGTCCCAGCAACACTGAGCAAACTGAGAGGAACCATGGTGGGCATCTTGACTGCAGGCTGCGCCCGGGCGGGCTTGGTGCCCGTGTGGATAGCTTCATGTCTCCGCAGGTTGTAGCCGTTCTTAAACTCTTTGGAGCATAAGGAACATATGTAGGGGCCCCGGCCCTTAGACTTCTTGGAGAGCTCCATGACCGGGTGCAAAGGGAGAGCGGTGGAGATGGGGGAAGGCTGAGATGTAATGGTGGTTGGCACCATCTGCTGTGGGATGGACAGTCCCGGCACCACTTGTTTGAGGGCGGCCGTGTCCACTGTGGACGGGTGCTGGGGCGCCATAGTGTGCACCAAGGTTTGCGTCGTGAGGGATCCATCGGGCGGTGCGGTAACAGTCGCAAGTACAGG harbors:
- the MAZ gene encoding myc-associated zinc finger protein isoform X1 codes for the protein MDANWTSFIFQVMTPPPPPAEPLQVELLPVLATVTAPPDGSLTTQTLVHTMAPQHPSTVDTAALKQVVPGLSIPQQMVPTTITSQPSPISTALPLHPVMELSKKSKGRGPYICSLCSKEFKNGYNLRRHEAIHTGTKPARAQPAVKMPTMVPLSLLSVAGTLGTSTEPLEVPTSASTLPLPGPGPSPTAKKVRKNHACEMCGKAFRDVYHLNRHKLSHSDEKPYSCHVCQQRFKRKDRMTYHVRSHDGTVHKPYICSHCGKGFSRPDHLNSHVRQVHSTERPFKCQTCEAAFATKDRLRAHMVRHEEKVPCHVCGKLLSAAYITDHMKVHSQGPNHVCELCNKGTCEVCPLADPTAGETAVLPNTSVPGMMSTQPW
- the MAZ gene encoding myc-associated zinc finger protein isoform X2 — translated: MDANWTSFIFQTPPPPPAEPLQVELLPVLATVTAPPDGSLTTQTLVHTMAPQHPSTVDTAALKQVVPGLSIPQQMVPTTITSQPSPISTALPLHPVMELSKKSKGRGPYICSLCSKEFKNGYNLRRHEAIHTGTKPARAQPAVKMPTMVPLSLLSVAGTLGTSTEPLEVPTSASTLPLPGPGPSPTAKKVRKNHACEMCGKAFRDVYHLNRHKLSHSDEKPYSCHVCQQRFKRKDRMTYHVRSHDGTVHKPYICSHCGKGFSRPDHLNSHVRQVHSTERPFKCQTCEAAFATKDRLRAHMVRHEEKVPCHVCGKLLSAAYITDHMKVHSQGPNHVCELCNKGTCEVCPLADPTAGETAVLPNTSVPGMMSTQPW